In Paraburkholderia youngii, the genomic stretch ACCTTGCGGCTTGCTGTCGATGGCGAGATTGAACATGGCCAGATCCCGCACCTGGGACGAAAGCTGCAGGCGCACGCGGATTGCCCAGATCTCCTTGGGCTTCAGCGGTGGCTTCTGCCCAGTCAGTCTCCCCTTGTTCCACGGTACACGCGACGGGCCGGTGTCGATTAATGTGCTCATGACAATCTCCTTTCAAATGAAGGGAGATTCAGTCTGTACGTCTGCAATGGGCGCTACCCGACCCTGAAGAGTCGTTCGAGCTCGCACCGCTGACGTCCGGCTTTAGCGCCCAACCGGACGTTCAGAATATGAACACAGATTGATGAACCGCCCTGCAGCGCGTGGGTCAATCCTTCGCCCACGCAGCGGCCATGGCAACCGCAAAATCGCGGTAAGACCTGGGCGGGCGTCCCAGTAGGGTCGACAAGCGCCCGATCTGTTCGGTCGAAGCCACGGCACCGTCTTGCTGGTATCGCTGCATCATCAAGCGCATGTCATACGCCAGCCACGCCGGCGCGACTGACTTCAAACGCTGCTCGAGAATATCGAGATCGTCACCGCCATGGCGAACAGGGCGTCCGAGTGCATCCGCCCAGATACGGACAATGGATTCCGCCGTCAGCACGTCCGGGCCGACCAGTTCGTAGGTTTCTCGCGGTAGCGGGCTGGCAGCGAACTCGCGCCGCAGCAACTCTTTGGCTGCTGCCTCTCCGATATCGCGAACGTCCACCATGGAAATGCCCTTCTCGCCAATCGGCATCCCATAGATGCCGTGCTTCAGCAACGCATCTTTCTGCCGCACATCGTTCTGAATGAAGTACGCGGGACGAAGCACAGTCGCCGGCATGTCGCACTGCTCGATCATGCGCTCGACTGCGTGCTTGCCCGCGAAGTGTGGCACGTCGACATACTCTGCGCCCCTGAATACGGACAGATACACCACGCCATTCACATGCGACTCTCGCGCGATGCTCAAGGCCTGCAGCGCCTGAGTCAATTCGTCTGCGGCGTTTGGCGCCAGCAGGAACAACGTGCTGATGCCCTTCATGGCTTGCCGTACCGAATCCGCATCGGACAAGTCGCCTTCGATTGCCCGGATGCCGTCAGCAAATTGGGCTTTCTGGGGCGAACGCGTCAGTGCGTGCACCTGAACTCCACGGCCTTGCAGGTGTTCAAGAACTTGCGTACTCACCGTGCCCGTACTTCCAGTAACAAGAATTGTCATGACTGTCTCTCTGATGAAAAGGCCCAAAGCGGCCCGGTGAAGACAGGTTATTCGTTCCGAATTTGAGTCGATAGATATAGAATCGAAACACCTCGTCTCAAAAATAGAACTTTCATGAATTTAATGGCGCTTTCTGATTTCAATGCGGTCGCCACTCACGGCGGCTTCGGCCCAGCTGGCCGCGCGCTGGACCGGCCCAAAGCCACGCTATCGCGGCATGTAGCAGAGTTGGAAGACGAACTCGGAGTGAGGTTGATCGAGCGCGGCTCGAGACGAATGCGCCTGACGGAAGATGGCATCGCACTCCATGAGCGCACTCGAGGCCTTCTGGCAGAGCTTGAAGAGGCGGGCGACGCGGTGGCCTCGCGTGCGCCCGTCGCGCGTGGACGGCTACGCATCAGTGCTCCCATCGTTTTCGCGCACGTCGTGCTGTGCACGATCGCTGCGCGCTTCGCGTTGGCCTACCCGCAGGTCGAGCTCGAGATTGTCGCGGAAGATCGTGTCGTGGACCCGGTGGAAGACGGCTATGACCTGGTGATTCGTGTCGATCCGCCGCGAGACGATCTGCTCGTGGGAAGGCGCATTCTTGATGATGAGCGATGGCTTGTGGCAACGCCGGCCGTATCGGTTCCTGCGACGCGCAAACAGGATGTGAGCCCGTTTCCGGTCCCGGCGGTCTTGTCGGCGGCTGCGCCATCGGGAGCGATCTGGAGCGTGCGGACGAAATCCAAAGGTACAAAGACATTTGAGCCGATGCCGGTCCTCCGGCTATCGTCGCTACTGATGGTGCGCGAGGCCGTTCTCGCCGGCGTGGGACCGGCGATGTTGCCGAGGCTGCTAGTCGAAGAAGATGTGATGGCCGGACGACTCGTCTGCTGGGGTAAAGAAGAGGGTTCTCCGGTGGAGATATGGGCGCTTTACCATTCTCGTCGGCTGTTGAGCGTCAAGGTCAGAGCATTCCTGGATGCGCTTCAGGAATTACCCGCGCGAGCGTGAGAAAACGTGGCGGTCGAACAAACGCAAGACGTACTCGCATCTGCCTGATGCAGTCATTGCCCGGATCGAAGAGGTGGTACGCGATGCTTTCAACACGGCATCGGCACACACCAGCAGTGACGGCGAACCCTCGCAGCCCTGAGAGACGGAGCACCACGGCGCGCCTCTTCATGCGACAGCTTTTCGAGGATGAAGCGCCAATGGCCAGACGAACTGACGAATTTTACGATTCCCCACCCTCACGAATTCCGTATCCTTGCGCCTCGATCTGCGGGAATGCGGCGAATCACTGCGCGGCGACGACAATACCTCGTTAGCCGACCGCGCTTTCCTTCGGCGACGCGCACCCTGTCACCGCCAGCACCGCGCGACCCGCCAGGGTCTCGCGCGCGGCACTATCGCCAAGCGCATACTCGACGCAACGCCTCGCCAGCACGTCGGTCGGATCGACGAGCCGCACCACCCGCCCGCCCGCACACGCGAGCGCTTGCTCACGCAACAGCAACGGCAGCTCGGTGCACGCGAGCACGATGACCTGCACGCCCCGCGCGACCAGATCGTCGACGGCCGCCGCGAGGTCGTCGCAGCATTCGCCCGATGTATGCCCAGCCTTCGCGCCGCGCGGCCCATAAATCGCGTTCATCAGACGCGCTTGCGCGGACGCGGACGGCGCGATCTGCACGAGGCCGCGCGCTTCGAGCGCCTGTTCGTAGACGCGGCTCGCGAGCGTGCCCGAAGTGGCCAGCACGCCCACTTCGCGCAGCCCCTGGAAGGTCTCGCGCAGATAATCGGCGGTACAGGTCAGCATATTGACGATCGGCACGCGCAGCGCCGGCTGAAGCCGCTCGACGAAAGCATGCGCGGTATTGCACGGAATCGCGATCAGATCCGCGCCGCCCTCCTCGAGTGTCTTGCAGGCCGCGTATAGCGCGAGCGTCGGGTCGTCGCCGCGACCGAACAGCGCCGCGGTGCGATCCGGGATCTGCGGATTCTGCTCGACCATGATCCGGATATGGTCCTGATCGCGCGCGGCCGGCGTGTTGCGCACGACCTTGGCCATGAAATCGACGGTCGCGGCCGGCCCGATGCCGCCGACCACGCCGAGGCGGAACGCCCGCTGCGGCTGTGTGTACCGCGCCGCCGCGACATAGCGCGCGTACACCTGGTTCGAATCGACGAGCGGCACCTCGATGGGCCCGAGCGCGCGCAGCACGAGGCCGATTTCCGCGAGCCCCGGCACGATCACGTCGACGCCCTGTGCGACCAGGTCGGCGCACGCCGCGCGCAGCAACTCGACCGGCCGCCCTTGCAGGCGGCCAGCGCGGATGCCCTCGTCGCCGAAGACGGCGCTCGTCACGCAGTCGAAACCAGAGTCGTTGCGCGGATAGCACACGTCGAACTGGCCGGCTCCGAAGTAGCGCTCGAACAGGCCGTTCGCGCGGATCGCCGCCGATGTCAGCACACCAATGCGCCGGGCGCCGTCGCGCCGCGCCGACGGATAGATGCGCCGCACGTGCTCAGACAGCGCGGTCATGATGTTGGCGACCGGCACGGTGACGTTGGCCGTGAGTTCGTCGATGAAAGTGTGGCTGAGGAAGCACGGCAGCACGATCGCGTCCACACCGCGCTTTTCGAACGCGCGC encodes the following:
- a CDS encoding SDR family oxidoreductase, with amino-acid sequence MTILVTGSTGTVSTQVLEHLQGRGVQVHALTRSPQKAQFADGIRAIEGDLSDADSVRQAMKGISTLFLLAPNAADELTQALQALSIARESHVNGVVYLSVFRGAEYVDVPHFAGKHAVERMIEQCDMPATVLRPAYFIQNDVRQKDALLKHGIYGMPIGEKGISMVDVRDIGEAAAKELLRREFAASPLPRETYELVGPDVLTAESIVRIWADALGRPVRHGGDDLDILEQRLKSVAPAWLAYDMRLMMQRYQQDGAVASTEQIGRLSTLLGRPPRSYRDFAVAMAAAWAKD
- a CDS encoding amino acid racemase → MERFRSLGVATGAAQFASADILGRISTASRRPGAAQTFDLILEPRPWPGPAAPDTTDARFKIHMLDTMRAFEKRGVDAIVLPCFLSHTFIDELTANVTVPVANIMTALSEHVRRIYPSARRDGARRIGVLTSAAIRANGLFERYFGAGQFDVCYPRNDSGFDCVTSAVFGDEGIRAGRLQGRPVELLRAACADLVAQGVDVIVPGLAEIGLVLRALGPIEVPLVDSNQVYARYVAAARYTQPQRAFRLGVVGGIGPAATVDFMAKVVRNTPAARDQDHIRIMVEQNPQIPDRTAALFGRGDDPTLALYAACKTLEEGGADLIAIPCNTAHAFVERLQPALRVPIVNMLTCTADYLRETFQGLREVGVLATSGTLASRVYEQALEARGLVQIAPSASAQARLMNAIYGPRGAKAGHTSGECCDDLAAAVDDLVARGVQVIVLACTELPLLLREQALACAGGRVVRLVDPTDVLARRCVEYALGDSAARETLAGRAVLAVTGCASPKESAVG
- a CDS encoding LysR family transcriptional regulator, yielding MNLMALSDFNAVATHGGFGPAGRALDRPKATLSRHVAELEDELGVRLIERGSRRMRLTEDGIALHERTRGLLAELEEAGDAVASRAPVARGRLRISAPIVFAHVVLCTIAARFALAYPQVELEIVAEDRVVDPVEDGYDLVIRVDPPRDDLLVGRRILDDERWLVATPAVSVPATRKQDVSPFPVPAVLSAAAPSGAIWSVRTKSKGTKTFEPMPVLRLSSLLMVREAVLAGVGPAMLPRLLVEEDVMAGRLVCWGKEEGSPVEIWALYHSRRLLSVKVRAFLDALQELPARA